From the genome of Prevotella herbatica, one region includes:
- a CDS encoding DUF5715 family protein, producing the protein MKISKNRFLQGFGIIVVFLGIIRCSFPNVVKTHISVSKSDSSCNKPTESANKSIEKTDEFSLKIPVASKFFNKDGSLVKNKIYSVPNFGIAFPDQNDVQLISAKKYGVNPVQNRNEAEQRIGELVYIGSNPYYYVDNLKSSIPYLVPRAAVLLQDIARNFFDSLQVKRIPLHKIIITSVMRSKSDVQKLRSHNGNATQNSCHLYGTTVDVCYNRYKTVEAPGENRRKVRNDTLKWVLSEVLNDMREQNRCHIKYEVHQGCFHITVK; encoded by the coding sequence ATGAAGATATCCAAGAATAGATTTTTACAGGGTTTTGGCATTATTGTTGTGTTTTTAGGCATAATAAGATGCTCGTTTCCAAATGTTGTAAAAACACATATTAGTGTATCAAAGTCAGATAGTTCATGCAATAAACCTACAGAATCAGCTAATAAATCTATTGAAAAGACGGATGAATTTTCACTAAAGATACCAGTAGCTTCTAAATTCTTTAATAAAGATGGTTCTTTGGTGAAAAATAAAATATATAGTGTTCCTAATTTTGGAATAGCCTTCCCTGATCAGAATGACGTACAATTAATTTCGGCAAAGAAATATGGAGTAAATCCAGTTCAGAATCGCAACGAAGCTGAACAACGTATTGGCGAACTTGTTTATATTGGTAGCAATCCATATTATTATGTAGACAACTTGAAATCAAGTATTCCTTACCTTGTTCCACGTGCTGCAGTTTTACTTCAAGATATTGCCCGTAACTTCTTTGATTCACTGCAAGTTAAAAGGATACCGCTGCATAAAATTATAATAACTAGTGTCATGCGTTCAAAGTCTGATGTTCAAAAATTAAGAAGTCATAATGGTAACGCTACACAAAATAGTTGTCACCTTTATGGAACAACAGTAGACGTTTGTTACAACAGATACAAAACAGTAGAAGCACCAGGGGAGAATAGACGCAAAGTAAGAAATGACACCTTGAAATGGGTCTTAAGCGAAGTTCTCAATGATATGCGTGAGCAAAATCGCTGCCACATCAAATATGAAGTTCATCAAGGATGTTTTCATATAACGGTTAAATAG
- a CDS encoding AIR synthase-related protein, with protein MDNRYMMRGVSAAKEDVHNAIKNIDKGIFPQAFCKIIPDILGGDPEYCNIMHADGAGTKSSLAYMYWKETGDLDVWKGIAQDAIVMNTDDLLCIGAVDNILVSSTIGRNKMLIPGDLISAIINGTDDLLAEMRNMGIGIYPTGGETADVGDLVRTIIVDSTVTCRMKRSDVIDNANIRPGDVIVGLSSTGQATYEKKYNGGMGSNGLTSARHDVFSKYLAEKFPESYDHAVPEELVFSGKYKLTDAVEGSPLNAGELVLSPTRTYAPVIKKILDKLRPEVHGMVHCTGGAQTKVLHFVSDNCKVIKDNMFPIPPLFRAIKECSGTDWKEMYQVFNMGHRMEIYVKPEFADEIIKISKEFNIDAQIVGHIEEGKKSLIIKSEFGTFEY; from the coding sequence ATGGATAATAGATATATGATGCGCGGTGTGTCTGCTGCAAAAGAGGATGTTCACAATGCTATCAAAAATATAGATAAGGGAATCTTTCCACAGGCATTCTGTAAAATAATACCTGATATACTAGGTGGAGACCCTGAGTATTGCAATATTATGCATGCTGATGGAGCGGGTACAAAATCGTCGCTAGCATACATGTATTGGAAAGAAACTGGAGACTTGGATGTTTGGAAAGGTATCGCTCAAGATGCAATAGTAATGAATACAGATGATTTACTATGCATTGGCGCTGTAGACAATATTCTTGTATCAAGTACAATTGGAAGAAACAAGATGTTGATTCCTGGTGATTTGATATCTGCTATTATAAACGGTACAGATGACCTTTTAGCAGAAATGCGCAATATGGGCATCGGTATTTATCCAACTGGAGGTGAAACTGCTGATGTTGGCGATCTAGTAAGAACAATTATCGTAGACTCTACTGTAACTTGCAGAATGAAGCGTAGCGATGTTATTGATAATGCGAACATACGCCCAGGAGACGTTATTGTTGGATTGAGCTCTACTGGTCAGGCAACATACGAGAAGAAGTATAATGGCGGTATGGGTAGCAATGGACTTACTAGTGCTAGACATGATGTGTTCTCAAAATATCTTGCAGAAAAATTCCCAGAGAGTTATGACCATGCAGTCCCTGAAGAATTAGTTTTCAGTGGAAAGTATAAATTAACTGATGCTGTTGAGGGTAGTCCTTTAAACGCTGGAGAATTAGTACTCTCTCCTACCCGTACTTATGCGCCAGTTATTAAGAAAATACTTGATAAGCTACGTCCAGAAGTTCACGGTATGGTACATTGTACCGGTGGTGCACAAACCAAAGTATTACATTTCGTAAGCGATAATTGCAAAGTAATTAAAGATAACATGTTCCCTATTCCACCATTATTCAGAGCGATAAAAGAGTGCTCTGGTACTGATTGGAAAGAAATGTATCAAGTTTTCAATATGGGACATAGAATGGAAATATACGTTAAACCTGAATTTGCTGATGAAATAATCAAGATAAGCAAAGAGTTTAACATTGATGCACAAATTGTAGGCCATATTGAAGAAGGAAAGAAGAGCCTGATAATTAAGTCAGAATTCGGAACTTTTGAATATTAA
- a CDS encoding PqqD family protein gives MKTKKGFNLRQICGENVIIAEGEENIDFSNIISMNESSAYLWKNIQDKDFSEDELVKLLTDEYEVDEVTAKSDVNCLVKSWLDAGIIE, from the coding sequence ATGAAGACAAAAAAAGGATTTAATCTTCGCCAGATATGTGGAGAGAATGTAATTATCGCCGAAGGTGAAGAAAATATAGATTTCAGTAACATCATTAGTATGAATGAAAGTTCAGCTTATCTTTGGAAAAATATACAGGATAAGGATTTCTCTGAAGATGAACTTGTTAAACTATTGACTGATGAATATGAAGTAGATGAGGTTACCGCAAAATCAGACGTTAACTGTTTAGTGAAGTCTTGGCTTGATGCTGGAATAATAGAATAA
- a CDS encoding PhoH family protein, with translation MIEKHIVLEEIDPVVFYGVNNSHLQMIKSLFPKLRIVARDNVIRVLGDEEEMAKIEEDIETMRLHVLKFNSITDEDILDIIKGKKTKAEATKDVLVYNISGRPIKSRSENQQKLIDAFEKTDMTFAVGPAGTGKTYLSIALAVKALKEKTAKKIILSRPAVEAGEKLGFLPGDMKDKIDPYLQPLYDALEDMIPTAKLQEMMEKHIIQIAPLAFMRGRTLSDAVVILDEAQNTTSQQIRMFLTRMGSSTRMIITGDITQIDLPRDQRSGLKEALKILEHVDGISIVNLTQKDIVRHKLVTRIVNAYDKFDKAKEKEREENNIKRAQRREHFNDEEEFAIFEKIDNDIN, from the coding sequence TTGATAGAGAAGCATATAGTTTTGGAAGAAATTGACCCTGTAGTCTTCTATGGCGTCAATAATAGTCATTTACAGATGATTAAATCACTATTCCCCAAACTCAGAATCGTTGCACGTGATAATGTAATAAGGGTTTTAGGAGATGAGGAGGAAATGGCTAAAATCGAAGAAGACATTGAAACTATGCGTCTGCATGTTTTGAAATTCAATTCAATCACAGACGAAGATATCCTTGATATTATAAAAGGAAAGAAAACCAAGGCAGAAGCAACCAAGGATGTATTAGTTTACAATATATCTGGTCGCCCTATTAAGAGCCGTTCAGAAAATCAACAAAAACTTATTGACGCATTTGAGAAGACCGATATGACATTTGCTGTTGGTCCTGCAGGAACTGGTAAAACCTATCTCAGTATAGCTTTAGCAGTAAAGGCGTTGAAAGAAAAGACAGCAAAGAAGATTATCTTGAGTCGCCCTGCTGTTGAAGCTGGAGAAAAACTTGGTTTCCTTCCAGGTGATATGAAAGATAAGATAGATCCATATTTACAACCCCTGTATGATGCATTGGAAGATATGATTCCTACTGCAAAATTGCAGGAAATGATGGAAAAACATATCATTCAGATTGCTCCTTTGGCTTTTATGAGGGGCAGAACTTTAAGTGATGCTGTTGTAATCCTTGATGAGGCGCAAAATACAACATCTCAACAGATAAGAATGTTCCTGACCAGAATGGGCTCTAGTACAAGAATGATTATAACTGGAGATATTACGCAGATAGACTTACCTAGAGATCAAAGAAGTGGACTTAAGGAAGCACTGAAGATTCTTGAACATGTTGATGGTATTAGTATAGTGAATCTTACCCAAAAAGATATTGTCAGACATAAACTTGTTACTCGCATTGTGAATGCCTATGACAAATTTGATAAGGCAAAGGAAAAAGAAAGGGAAGAAAACAATATTAAGAGAGCACAAAGACGTGAACACTTTAATGATGAGGAAGAGTTTGCGATATTTGAAAAGATTGATAACGATATTAATTAA
- a CDS encoding shikimate dehydrogenase family protein has translation MDKYGLIGMPLGHSFSIGYFNEKFENEKINAKYINFEIPNIETMPEIIATNPELKGLNVTIPYKEKVISYLDDISPEARAIGAVNVIRISHKGKNTILKGFNSDVIGFTRSIEPLIEKCHKKALVLGTGGASKAINYGLKSLGLETLFVSRSERPNAIQYNKITPELIQEYNVIVNCTPCGMYPHADECPDLPYEYMDNHTLLYDLIYNPDMTLFMQKGAKQGATVKNGLEMLLLQAFASWEFWNEDR, from the coding sequence ATGGATAAATATGGATTAATCGGTATGCCTTTGGGGCACTCATTCTCTATTGGCTATTTCAATGAAAAGTTTGAGAACGAGAAAATCAATGCTAAGTATATCAATTTTGAGATACCTAACATAGAAACCATGCCTGAGATTATAGCAACTAATCCAGAACTGAAAGGACTTAATGTAACGATCCCTTACAAAGAGAAAGTTATCAGTTATCTTGATGATATTAGTCCTGAAGCTAGGGCAATAGGTGCTGTAAATGTTATCCGCATTTCCCATAAGGGTAAGAATACTATTCTAAAGGGTTTTAACAGTGATGTTATTGGGTTCACAAGGAGTATAGAACCTTTAATTGAAAAATGTCATAAGAAGGCATTGGTTCTTGGTACTGGTGGCGCATCAAAGGCTATTAATTATGGCTTGAAGTCTTTAGGACTTGAAACTCTTTTTGTAAGTAGAAGTGAACGCCCTAATGCTATTCAGTACAATAAAATTACTCCAGAACTTATTCAGGAATATAATGTAATAGTGAATTGTACACCATGTGGAATGTATCCACATGCTGATGAATGTCCTGATTTACCGTATGAGTATATGGATAATCATACTCTCTTGTATGATCTCATATATAATCCAGACATGACATTGTTCATGCAAAAAGGGGCGAAACAGGGTGCAACAGTAAAGAATGGTTTAGAAATGCTTTTATTGCAAGCCTTTGCTAGTTGGGAATTTTGGAACGAAGATAGATAA
- the ubiE gene encoding bifunctional demethylmenaquinone methyltransferase/2-methoxy-6-polyprenyl-1,4-benzoquinol methylase UbiE — MYKQEKIKPYGRDDDKGKLVEQMFDNIAPTYDTLNHRLSWDIDKGWRKKAIKQLAPFKPMNILDIATGTGDFAILSAKMLEPEALVGADISEGMMNVGRQKVIREGLQDVISFKKEDCLNLSFENDTFDAVTASFGIRNFQDLDKGLCEMYRVLKKGGHLSIVELTQPVGFPMHQLFKIYSHTILPTYGKLISKDCNAYEYLTATIEAFPQGEVMLEILHKAGFEEASFKRLTFGICTMYFATK; from the coding sequence ATGTATAAACAAGAAAAGATAAAGCCTTATGGCAGAGACGATGACAAGGGCAAATTAGTTGAACAGATGTTTGACAATATTGCCCCGACATACGATACTCTGAATCATAGACTCTCATGGGATATAGACAAAGGATGGCGCAAAAAAGCTATAAAGCAGTTGGCCCCTTTCAAACCTATGAACATTTTAGATATAGCAACAGGAACCGGTGACTTTGCAATCTTATCTGCAAAGATGCTGGAGCCTGAAGCTCTTGTCGGAGCTGATATTTCTGAAGGAATGATGAATGTCGGCAGACAAAAAGTCATAAGAGAAGGATTGCAAGATGTTATTTCTTTTAAAAAGGAAGATTGTTTAAACCTTTCTTTTGAGAATGATACATTTGATGCTGTTACTGCATCTTTTGGAATTCGTAATTTCCAAGACTTAGATAAGGGGTTATGCGAAATGTATAGAGTTTTAAAAAAAGGTGGACATCTGAGTATTGTTGAACTCACACAACCTGTAGGTTTCCCTATGCATCAATTATTTAAAATATACTCACATACTATTCTTCCGACTTATGGAAAGTTAATCTCAAAAGATTGTAATGCATACGAATATTTAACAGCAACGATAGAAGCTTTCCCGCAAGGTGAAGTGATGTTGGAAATATTACATAAGGCCGGTTTTGAAGAAGCAAGTTTCAAGCGATTGACATTTGGTATATGTACAATGTATTTCGCTACTAAATAA
- a CDS encoding TIGR01212 family radical SAM protein (This family includes YhcC from E. coli K-12, an uncharacterized radical SAM protein.), with protein sequence MNGYYNDFSTWIKTVLPYKVQKISIDAGFSCPNRDGRISYGGCVFCDNKTFNPSYCNPEKTISQQIKEGKEFFRSKYPDMKYLAYFQAFTNTYAPLDELKKMYLEALETEDVVGIVIGTRPDCVSDELLDFLEELKERTFVIVEYGIESANDKTLKDINRGHDFECSCKAIQRTHEHGILCCGHVILGLPGEDVQECLKQARKISQLPIDILKIHQLQVIKGTKLATQYAEKQFKVYSVDEYIQLLAEYIRNLNPNIVLERFVSQSPADMLIAPKWGLKNYEFTNLFMNYLKENNIKQGDSI encoded by the coding sequence ATGAATGGATATTATAATGATTTTTCTACTTGGATAAAAACAGTATTACCATATAAGGTACAAAAAATAAGTATAGATGCTGGCTTTTCATGCCCAAACAGAGATGGTAGAATCAGCTATGGAGGTTGTGTGTTTTGTGATAATAAAACATTTAATCCATCCTATTGTAATCCAGAAAAAACAATATCTCAGCAGATAAAAGAGGGAAAAGAATTCTTTAGGAGTAAGTATCCAGACATGAAATATTTAGCATATTTTCAAGCCTTTACAAATACTTACGCGCCGCTTGACGAGTTAAAGAAAATGTATCTTGAAGCTTTGGAAACTGAAGATGTTGTGGGAATAGTGATTGGTACCCGTCCAGACTGCGTTAGCGATGAATTACTTGATTTTCTTGAAGAACTAAAAGAACGCACTTTCGTTATAGTTGAATATGGTATTGAGAGTGCAAATGATAAAACTCTTAAGGATATAAACAGAGGACATGACTTTGAATGTAGTTGCAAAGCTATACAGCGGACACATGAACATGGAATATTATGCTGTGGTCATGTAATACTTGGTTTGCCTGGTGAAGATGTTCAGGAATGCTTGAAGCAAGCCAGAAAAATTTCGCAACTTCCAATAGATATTCTTAAAATTCATCAGCTACAAGTAATAAAAGGAACAAAACTAGCAACGCAGTATGCTGAAAAACAGTTTAAAGTTTATAGCGTTGATGAATATATACAATTATTAGCAGAGTATATTCGTAATCTTAATCCAAATATTGTGTTGGAACGCTTTGTCAGCCAGTCACCAGCAGATATGCTTATAGCACCGAAATGGGGTCTGAAAAATTATGAATTTACAAACCTTTTTATGAATTATCTAAAGGAAAATAACATTAAGCAAGGCGATTCTATTTAA
- a CDS encoding S9 family peptidase: MKKFFVMCISLLFASSQMNANKIITLKDVTGNTFSPEYVTGVNPLPGTDQYANISENKKQILTYSFKNGKQTGVMFDVNNTQGEKIKDFDGYILSPDSKYLLIQTDTRKIYRRSFTAVYYIYNVATRKLEKLSDGGPQQIPTWSPDGQQIAFVRDNNIFLVKLLYGNAESQITKDGKFNEIINGVPDWVNEEEFSTNKSLCFTADSKMLCWVKYDESRVKQYPLELYKGEAPSLDRNSVYPSIYSYKYPKAGEDNSIVSVWSYNISSHKTNKLQVPLNPDGYIPRIKPTTEAEKIIVFTMNRHQDELNLYSVNPRTTTSQLLIKEKTDKYVKEEAMEDIIIGKNSIIFPSDRDGYMHLYQYSMNGSLLRKIGNGNYDITSVYGFDESSGDVYYQAAALNPHDRQIYVSKKNGKIERLTDAAGYNSAIFSGDYKYFLNTWGNYNTPYVFTIRNNDGRIISTPVTNSGLKEKIKEYGFTPREEFSFTTSEGVKLDGWMVKPANFDKSKKYPVIMFQYSGPGSQQVLNSWSAGSMGNGGAFDQYLAQQGFIIVCVDGRGTGGRGSDFEKCTYLKIGELESKDQVETALWLGKQEYVDKNKIGIWGWSFGGFNTLMSMSEGTPVFAAGVAVAPPTNWHFYDTIYTERYMRTPKENAQGYATNPIERANNLHGALLICHGLADDNVHPQNTIEYSEALVQVDKDFKENFYTNRNHGISGGNTRTHLLRQITNWFTEHLK, encoded by the coding sequence ATGAAGAAATTTTTTGTAATGTGTATATCTTTACTTTTTGCTTCATCTCAAATGAATGCTAATAAGATAATAACACTGAAAGATGTTACAGGAAACACCTTTTCACCAGAGTATGTTACAGGCGTAAATCCACTTCCAGGAACAGATCAATACGCTAATATTAGCGAAAACAAGAAGCAGATTCTGACTTACTCTTTCAAAAATGGAAAGCAAACAGGAGTCATGTTTGATGTGAATAACACTCAGGGTGAAAAAATCAAGGACTTTGACGGATATATTTTATCACCGGATTCAAAGTATTTACTTATTCAGACAGATACTCGTAAAATATACAGACGTTCTTTTACGGCTGTATATTATATATATAATGTGGCAACTCGTAAACTTGAAAAGCTCTCTGACGGAGGACCACAACAAATACCGACTTGGTCACCTGACGGACAGCAGATTGCATTCGTGAGAGATAATAATATCTTCCTTGTAAAACTGTTATATGGAAACGCTGAAAGCCAGATTACGAAGGATGGAAAATTTAACGAGATTATCAATGGCGTACCTGATTGGGTAAACGAAGAAGAGTTTTCTACAAATAAATCTTTATGCTTCACTGCTGACAGCAAGATGCTCTGCTGGGTAAAATATGATGAGAGTAGAGTAAAACAATATCCATTGGAATTATATAAAGGAGAAGCCCCAAGTCTTGACAGAAATTCTGTTTATCCTAGTATATATTCATATAAATATCCAAAAGCAGGAGAAGATAACTCTATAGTATCTGTTTGGAGTTACAATATAAGTAGTCATAAAACGAACAAACTTCAAGTTCCTCTAAATCCAGACGGATATATACCAAGAATCAAACCAACGACTGAAGCAGAGAAGATTATTGTTTTCACAATGAATCGTCATCAAGACGAGCTGAATCTATATAGCGTAAATCCACGCACAACGACATCACAACTTTTGATAAAAGAAAAGACAGATAAGTATGTCAAGGAAGAGGCGATGGAAGATATTATTATAGGTAAGAATTCTATAATTTTCCCAAGTGATCGTGATGGTTATATGCACCTATACCAATATAGCATGAATGGCAGTTTGCTACGCAAAATTGGTAATGGAAATTATGATATAACAAGCGTTTATGGATTTGACGAATCATCAGGTGATGTGTATTATCAGGCAGCAGCCCTTAACCCACATGACAGACAGATATATGTTTCAAAAAAGAACGGTAAAATAGAAAGACTGACTGATGCAGCTGGATATAACTCTGCTATTTTCTCTGGTGATTATAAATATTTCTTGAATACATGGGGGAATTACAATACTCCTTATGTTTTCACGATTAGAAATAATGATGGAAGAATCATATCAACTCCTGTTACCAACAGCGGACTAAAAGAAAAGATAAAGGAATATGGTTTCACACCACGTGAAGAGTTTTCATTCACAACATCTGAAGGCGTAAAACTTGACGGTTGGATGGTTAAACCAGCTAACTTTGATAAGAGCAAAAAGTATCCTGTAATAATGTTCCAGTATAGTGGTCCTGGAAGCCAACAGGTTTTAAATTCATGGAGTGCAGGTTCTATGGGAAATGGCGGTGCATTTGATCAGTATTTAGCACAGCAAGGATTTATCATTGTATGTGTTGATGGTCGCGGTACTGGCGGTAGAGGCTCTGATTTTGAGAAATGTACCTATCTTAAAATTGGCGAATTGGAATCTAAAGATCAAGTTGAAACAGCACTATGGTTGGGCAAACAAGAATATGTAGATAAAAATAAGATTGGCATCTGGGGCTGGAGCTTTGGAGGATTTAATACTTTAATGTCAATGAGTGAGGGGACTCCTGTATTCGCAGCCGGTGTTGCTGTAGCACCACCAACAAACTGGCACTTCTATGACACAATATATACAGAGCGCTATATGAGAACACCAAAGGAAAACGCACAAGGATATGCAACAAATCCAATAGAACGTGCTAATAATCTTCATGGTGCATTACTTATATGTCACGGTCTTGCAGACGACAATGTTCATCCACAAAACACAATAGAATATTCTGAGGCGTTAGTTCAAGTAGACAAAGACTTTAAAGAGAATTTCTATACGAACAGGAATCATGGTATAAGTGGTGGAAACACCAGGACCCATTTGCTAAGACAAATAACAAATTGGTTTACAGAACACCTTAAATAA
- a CDS encoding phosphoribosylaminoimidazolesuccinocarboxamide synthase has product MKALTKTDFRFDGQKSVYHGKVRDVYNINDDLMVMVATDRISAFDVVLPKGIPFKGQVLNQIAAKFLDATSDICPNWKLATPDPMVTVGLKCEGFRVEMIIRSILTGSAWRSYSEGCRELCGVKLPDGMKENQYFPEPIVTPTTKADEGHDMNISKEEIISQGIVSKEDYEVMEDYTKKLFKRGQEIAKKQGLILVDTKYEFGKRDGKVYLIDEIHTPDSSRYFYADGYERKFNAGEPQKQLSKEFVRQWLIEHNFMNEPGQTMPEITDEYAESVSQRYIELYEHITGEKLDKTTESGDIAARIEKNVSEYLKIAKH; this is encoded by the coding sequence ATGAAGGCTTTAACTAAAACTGATTTCCGTTTCGATGGACAGAAGAGTGTTTACCACGGCAAAGTTCGTGACGTTTACAACATCAATGATGACCTTATGGTCATGGTTGCAACAGACAGAATTTCGGCATTTGACGTCGTCCTGCCAAAAGGTATTCCTTTTAAAGGACAAGTGTTAAACCAGATAGCTGCAAAATTTCTTGATGCAACTAGTGATATCTGTCCAAATTGGAAACTTGCTACACCAGACCCAATGGTTACAGTAGGACTTAAATGTGAAGGATTTCGTGTTGAAATGATTATCCGTTCTATTCTTACAGGAAGTGCATGGCGTTCTTATAGTGAAGGATGCAGAGAACTTTGCGGAGTAAAACTTCCAGACGGAATGAAGGAAAATCAATATTTCCCAGAGCCAATCGTTACTCCTACTACAAAAGCTGACGAGGGTCATGATATGAATATCTCAAAAGAGGAAATTATCTCTCAGGGTATTGTCTCTAAAGAAGATTATGAAGTAATGGAAGACTACACTAAAAAACTATTTAAGCGTGGTCAGGAAATTGCTAAAAAACAAGGACTTATTCTTGTTGATACAAAATATGAATTCGGAAAGCGTGATGGTAAGGTTTATTTGATTGATGAGATTCATACTCCAGATTCAAGCCGTTACTTTTATGCTGATGGATATGAGAGAAAATTCAATGCAGGAGAACCACAGAAACAACTTTCTAAAGAGTTTGTTCGTCAATGGCTTATCGAACATAATTTCATGAACGAGCCTGGTCAGACTATGCCTGAAATTACTGATGAGTATGCAGAAAGTGTTAGCCAGAGATACATTGAACTTTATGAGCATATTACTGGTGAAAAGCTTGATAAGACAACAGAATCTGGGGATATTGCAGCTAGAATTGAGAAGAACGTTTCAGAATATCTTAAAATAGCAAAACACTAA
- the prfA gene encoding peptide chain release factor 1 has product MPENNSILEKLDGLESRFEEVSTLITDPDVIADQSRYVKLTKEWKDLGDLMNARKDYLACLNSIKEAKDILTNENDADMKEMAREELQENETLQPQIEEKIKMLLVPKDPEDAKNVQMEIRAGAGGDEAALFAGDLFNMYKRYSDIKGWNLSITDISEGAVGGYKEIDFVISGADVYGTMKYESGVHRVQRVPSTESQGRMQTSAATVAVLPEADKFEVNINEGNVKWDTFRSSGAGGQNVNKVESGVRLRYPWKNPNTGEVEEILIECTETRDQPKNKERALSRLYTFIHDREHQKYVDDIASRRKSLVSTGDRSAKIRTYNFPQGRVTDHRIGFTTHDLQGFLGGNIQEMIDALTVAENAEKLKAESL; this is encoded by the coding sequence ATGCCAGAAAATAATAGCATACTAGAGAAATTGGACGGACTTGAGAGCCGTTTCGAAGAAGTCAGTACACTTATCACTGATCCTGATGTAATAGCAGATCAATCACGATATGTAAAACTCACAAAGGAATGGAAAGACCTTGGTGACCTAATGAATGCACGTAAGGACTATCTTGCTTGCCTGAATTCTATCAAGGAAGCAAAAGACATTCTTACAAATGAGAACGACGCTGACATGAAAGAAATGGCTCGTGAGGAATTACAAGAAAATGAAACTCTACAACCACAAATTGAAGAGAAAATCAAAATGCTTTTAGTTCCTAAAGACCCTGAAGACGCTAAAAATGTCCAAATGGAAATTAGAGCCGGCGCTGGTGGTGATGAAGCTGCACTATTTGCAGGTGATTTATTCAACATGTATAAGAGATATAGTGATATAAAGGGCTGGAATCTTAGTATTACTGATATCTCTGAAGGTGCTGTCGGTGGATACAAAGAGATAGATTTTGTTATCAGTGGGGCTGATGTTTATGGCACAATGAAATATGAAAGTGGTGTACATCGTGTACAACGTGTGCCATCTACAGAATCTCAAGGTAGAATGCAGACGAGTGCAGCTACTGTTGCAGTGTTGCCAGAAGCAGACAAATTTGAAGTTAACATCAATGAAGGCAACGTTAAATGGGATACATTCCGCTCTAGTGGTGCTGGTGGTCAGAATGTAAACAAGGTTGAATCTGGAGTAAGATTGCGCTATCCTTGGAAAAATCCAAATACAGGCGAAGTAGAAGAAATTCTTATTGAATGTACAGAGACACGTGATCAGCCTAAGAATAAGGAACGTGCTTTAAGTCGTTTGTATACTTTCATCCATGATCGCGAACATCAAAAATACGTAGATGATATTGCTAGCAGAAGAAAAAGCCTTGTATCAACAGGTGACCGTTCTGCAAAAATTCGAACATACAATTTTCCACAGGGACGTGTTACAGATCATCGTATCGGTTTTACAACCCATGACCTTCAGGGATTTCTTGGTGGAAACATTCAAGAGATGATAGATGCCTTAACAGTGGCTGAAAACGCCGAGAAACTTAAGGCCGAAAGTTTGTAA